In one Steroidobacteraceae bacterium genomic region, the following are encoded:
- a CDS encoding LemA family protein, with amino-acid sequence MRIAKIAMLLLSALPLAGCGYNTIQDQDETVKGAWGEVVNQYQRRADLIPNLVATVKGFAAQEQAVLIGVTEARARATGLQVSPDVLNDPAAVAKFQAVQGELTQALSRLMVVVERYPELKSNENFRDLQAQLEGTENRIAVARNRYIDAVRAYNVTVRRFPSNLTAMIFGYKVKPSFTVENEAAISRPPSVDFGAPQAPAAAAPATAPAPETP; translated from the coding sequence CGCATTGCAAAGATCGCCATGCTTCTACTGTCAGCCTTGCCGCTGGCAGGTTGCGGTTACAACACCATCCAGGATCAGGACGAAACCGTGAAGGGCGCATGGGGCGAGGTCGTGAACCAGTACCAGCGTCGCGCGGACCTCATCCCGAACCTGGTTGCAACCGTGAAGGGATTTGCCGCACAGGAACAGGCCGTGCTGATCGGCGTAACCGAGGCGCGCGCCCGCGCGACCGGCTTGCAGGTCTCGCCCGACGTCCTGAACGATCCTGCGGCCGTGGCGAAGTTCCAGGCGGTGCAGGGCGAATTGACGCAGGCGCTCAGCCGCTTGATGGTCGTGGTCGAGCGCTATCCTGAATTGAAGTCAAACGAAAACTTTCGCGATCTGCAAGCACAGCTCGAGGGGACGGAGAATCGCATCGCCGTCGCACGCAATCGCTATATCGACGCGGTCCGCGCCTACAACGTCACGGTGCGAAGATTTCCGAGCAACCTGACTGCGATGATTTTCGGCTACAAGGTCAAGCCGAGTTTCACGGTCGAGAACGAGGCTGCCATTTCGCGGCCGCCGAGTGTCGATTTCGGCGCGCCGCAGGCGCCCGCCGCCGCGGCGCCGGCCACTGCACCCGCACCTGAAACGCCTTAG